CCAGAGGCGATACTAGAAGATGCCAAAAGGCAGATAGAAAATTGCTTAGCTAATTTATAGCAAAGCCACTAATCACGGAAAATTGTAGTCCGTCAAACGGCAATTCCTTAATTTTGCAGTCCAAAATTTTATTTCAAAAAGAATGTTAAGAACACATACCTGTGGAGAACTAAGACTATCTCATGTTAATCAAACTGTTACGCTTTGCGGCTGGGTGCAAAAAACCAGGGATAAAGGTGGCATGTTATGGGTAGACTTGAGAGATAGATACGGAATTACACAGCTAATAGTGGAAGAAGGTGTTTCTTCAGATGCTATAATTGAAAGCCTTCGTGGTGTAGGAAGAGAGTTTGTGTTACAAATTACTGGAACGGTAAAAGAAAGAGAGGCCAAAAACGACAAAATGGCGACGGGTGACATAGAGTTACTTGTAGAAGATATAAAGGTGCTTAACCCTGCTAAACTTCCTCCGTTTTTAATAGAAGATAAAACCGACGGTGGTGACGAGCTCAGAATGAAGTATCGTTACCTTGATTTAAGAAGAAATCCGGTTAGAGAGAAACTAAGACTGCGTCATAAAATAGGAAGTGCTACACGTAGCTTTCTTGATAATAAAGACTTTATAGAGGTGGAAACACCTGTTTTGATAAAATCGACACCTGAAGGTGCTCGTGATTTTGTGGTGCCAAGTAGAATGAACCAAGGCGAATTTTACGCTTTGCCACAGTCGCCTCAAACATTCAAACAACTTTTGATGGTATCGGGTTTTGACCGTTACTACCAAATAGTAAAGTGTTTTAGAGATGAAGATTTAAGAGCCGACCGTCAGCCTGAGTTTACACAAATAGACTGTGAAATGTCTTTTGTGGAGCAAGAGGATATCTTGAATATGTTTGAAGGCTTGATTCGTCACCTTTTCAAAATAGTTAAGGATATTGACCTAGCAGAAGTACCAAGAATGGACTATGCTGATGCCATGAAATATTATGGTTCGGATAAGCCAGATACTCGTTTTGAAATGAAGTTTCAAGAACTAAACGACTTAGTTCAAAACAAAGGTTTCGGAATTTTTGATGATGCCAAATTAGTAGTTGGAATTAATGCTACTGGCTGTGCTAGCTACACCAGAAAAGAAATTGACAAACTTACTGAGTGGGTAAAAAGACCGCAAGTAGGAGCCAAAGGCATGGTTTATCTGAAATACAATGAAGATGGCAGCACCAAGTCTTCGGCAGATAAATTCTACTCAGAAGAAGACAAAAAAGCCATCCTAGAAAGATTTGATGCTAAACCTGGCGATATGATTTTAATGCTTTCTGGTGAAACTAATACCGTAAGAAAGCAGCTGAACGAACTTCGTTTAGAAATGGGT
This sequence is a window from Arcticibacterium luteifluviistationis. Protein-coding genes within it:
- the aspS gene encoding aspartate--tRNA ligase codes for the protein MLRTHTCGELRLSHVNQTVTLCGWVQKTRDKGGMLWVDLRDRYGITQLIVEEGVSSDAIIESLRGVGREFVLQITGTVKEREAKNDKMATGDIELLVEDIKVLNPAKLPPFLIEDKTDGGDELRMKYRYLDLRRNPVREKLRLRHKIGSATRSFLDNKDFIEVETPVLIKSTPEGARDFVVPSRMNQGEFYALPQSPQTFKQLLMVSGFDRYYQIVKCFRDEDLRADRQPEFTQIDCEMSFVEQEDILNMFEGLIRHLFKIVKDIDLAEVPRMDYADAMKYYGSDKPDTRFEMKFQELNDLVQNKGFGIFDDAKLVVGINATGCASYTRKEIDKLTEWVKRPQVGAKGMVYLKYNEDGSTKSSADKFYSEEDKKAILERFDAKPGDMILMLSGETNTVRKQLNELRLEMGERLGLRDPNKFSVLWVLDFPLLEFDEESNRWHAMHHPFTSPKPEDMDLINSDPGAVRANAYDMVINGTEVGGGSVRIFEKPLQQRMFDLLGFTPEEAEAQFGFLMSAFEYGAPPHAGIAFGFDRLCSLFGGVESIRDFIAFPKNNSGRDVMIDSPSAISNEQLGELGIDVKA